The sequence below is a genomic window from Streptococcus pantholopis.
AAAGATCTTCAAGATTGCCTCCCTGTGCTGCAACCATCTCTTCAAATTTTTTCAAGGCGCTGCCGTCAGTAAGATGTTGCAAAATAGCAGCAAGCGGCTTCTCAACTCCGGCAAGACTGAGCATAATCTGGGCCAGACTGCAGATAAAACGGCTGATATCCTCCCGTCCTTGCCCCTGCATAATCTGCAAGGCTTCTAAAACTTCTAAACGATTGCCGACTGCCTGACCTAAGGGCTGGCTCATATCTGTAATCACAGCTACAGTTTTTCGGCCGACTTCTTCACCCAGCTCTACCATCGTTTCTGCTAATTTTTCTGCCTCAGCAACAGTTTTCATAAAAGCCCCTTCTCCGACAGTCACATCAAGAAGAATACTGTCAGCACCGGCAGCAATTTTTTTGCTCATTACAGAACTGGCAATAAGCGGAATAGTATCTACTGTAGCTGTAACATCACGCAGCGCATAGAGCATTTTATCTGCTTTGACCAGCTTATCAGACTGTCCGATAACAGCTAAACCAATATCTTGTACCTGTTTGATAAACTCATTTTGAGATAATTCGACGCGATAGCCTTTTACCGATTCCAGTTTATCCAAAGTACCGCCTGTATGCCCTAAGCCTCGGCCGCTCATTTTAGCAACCGGAACACCAAAGCTGGCCACAAGCGGAGCCAGAATAAGCGTTACCTTATCACCGACCCCTCCTGTTGAATGCTTATCTGTTTTGATTCCTGCAATCGCTGATAAGTCAACATGCTCCCCCGTTTCAACCATAGCAAAGGTCAGATCACGGGTTTCCTGCATGGTCATCCCTCGGAAATAAACAGCCATCGCAAAGGCAGACATCTGATAATCCGGAACAGTGCCTGCAGCATAAGCAGAAATCAGCCAATTTATTTCCTCTTTTGTCAGCCTTTTGCCATCACGCTTTTTTTGAATTAAATCAACTGCCCTCATATCTTCTCACTTTGTAAAATATAATATCCTTTATCTCTTTTTAAAATCTCACAGTTGCCAAAGACAGCTTCCATTTTTGCTTTGGCACTGGGAGCTCCTTGTTTTTTTTGAATCACCAGGGTCAAAAAACCGCCGCTGTTTAGATGGTTGAGCCCTTCTTCAATAATTCGGTGGACAGTCTTTTTCCCAGCCCGAATCGGCGGATTGCTGATAATATAATCAAAAGATGATTCGACATTTTCATAAAGATCAGATTGGAAAATATCAGCTTTAATATTGTTTCTATCAGCGTTTTTCTGTGCTAAAGCAAGGGCACGAAGATTAATATCAACCATTGTCACCTTTACACCCTGAACTTTTGCTAAAGTAAGACCCAAAGGACCGTAGCCGCAGCCAATATCTAAAAGGGTTTTTCCGCTTTTTAGAGTTAAAGCATTTAAAAGGACTTGGCTGCCATAATCAATCCTTTTTTTAGAAAATACACCAGCATCCGATAAAAAATCGAAAGCCTCTCCCAGCAATTCGACTTTCAGTTCATGAATATCATGGCTACTAGTCGGTTTTTCAGCATAATACATGATGACATCTGCGCCTTTATTTTTTTACTATAATTCTTTCTTATTTTAGCATACTTTGAAACTGTTTTCAATTAGTAATTAAAAATGCTATAATAAGGCTTGTAAGTAGATGAGGAGCTAATTATGACTAGGGAGTTTATCAATTTTGAAAAAATTTCTCGCCAATCCTGGCAGGAACTGCATCAAAAAACAAAACCTCTGCTTACTGCAGCAGAACTGGAAGCCATCAAAAGCTTAAACGACCATATCAGCATGCAGGATGTTATAGAGGTCTACCTGCCCTTAATCAGTTTGATTCAAATTTACAAACGGGCTCAGGACAATCTTTCTTTTTCTAAGAGTATTTTTTTAAAAAAAGATCTCAGCCACACTCCCTTTATTATTGGGATATCCGGTTCTGTAGCTGTTGGGAAGTCGACAACCAGCCGCTTGCTGCAGCTTCTTCTTTCCAGAACTTTTAAAACGAGCAAAGTCGAAATGGTAACGACTGATGGTTTTTTGTATCCCAATGCCGTCTTAACTGAACACAATCTTTTAAACCGCAAGGGGTTTCCAGAGTCCTACGATATGGAATCGCTCCTGAATTTTCTAGATACTATCAAGAATAGGTCTGAAGCGCAGATTCCTGTTTACTCTCACGAAATCTATGACATCATACCAAATAAAAAACAAACTATTCAGCGCCCGGATTTTCTTATTCTTGAAGGAATCAATGTTTTTCAGAATCAGCAGAATAATCGGCTTTACATGAGCGATTATTTTGACTTTTCAATCTATATTGATGCTGAGAATACTAATATTGAAAAATGGTACTTAGAACGTTTTGCCAGTCTTTTAGAACTGGCAAAAAGCGATAAAGGCAATTACTACCATCGTTTTACGCTTATGCCTTATGAAAAAGCGATGCAGTTTGCTCATAATATCTGGCAAACAGTTAATTTGGTCAATTTAGAAAAATATATCGAACCCACCCGTAATCGTGCGGAATTGATCTTACATAAAGCAGCAGATCATATGATTGATGAAATTTATCTCAAAAAATAAAGATGCAGCCGATCAGCTGTTCCAAAACCATGGTGTTTTAAAGACAACTATAATCTTTTAAGG
It includes:
- a CDS encoding pyrimidine-nucleoside phosphorylase; the encoded protein is MRAVDLIQKKRDGKRLTKEEINWLISAYAAGTVPDYQMSAFAMAVYFRGMTMQETRDLTFAMVETGEHVDLSAIAGIKTDKHSTGGVGDKVTLILAPLVASFGVPVAKMSGRGLGHTGGTLDKLESVKGYRVELSQNEFIKQVQDIGLAVIGQSDKLVKADKMLYALRDVTATVDTIPLIASSVMSKKIAAGADSILLDVTVGEGAFMKTVAEAEKLAETMVELGEEVGRKTVAVITDMSQPLGQAVGNRLEVLEALQIMQGQGREDISRFICSLAQIMLSLAGVEKPLAAILQHLTDGSALKKFEEMVAAQGGNLEDLYRPSSARVVTEVFASESGYISDLPALDFALFAMKLGAGRAVKTDRLDYETGLVFDKKVGDAVQKGERLARIYSQEKLGENQLTEFKKNVKIMRVQRIPKEIIKIIS
- a CDS encoding class I SAM-dependent methyltransferase, translated to MYYAEKPTSSHDIHELKVELLGEAFDFLSDAGVFSKKRIDYGSQVLLNALTLKSGKTLLDIGCGYGPLGLTLAKVQGVKVTMVDINLRALALAQKNADRNNIKADIFQSDLYENVESSFDYIISNPPIRAGKKTVHRIIEEGLNHLNSGGFLTLVIQKKQGAPSAKAKMEAVFGNCEILKRDKGYYILQSEKI
- the coaA gene encoding type I pantothenate kinase; this encodes MTREFINFEKISRQSWQELHQKTKPLLTAAELEAIKSLNDHISMQDVIEVYLPLISLIQIYKRAQDNLSFSKSIFLKKDLSHTPFIIGISGSVAVGKSTTSRLLQLLLSRTFKTSKVEMVTTDGFLYPNAVLTEHNLLNRKGFPESYDMESLLNFLDTIKNRSEAQIPVYSHEIYDIIPNKKQTIQRPDFLILEGINVFQNQQNNRLYMSDYFDFSIYIDAENTNIEKWYLERFASLLELAKSDKGNYYHRFTLMPYEKAMQFAHNIWQTVNLVNLEKYIEPTRNRAELILHKAADHMIDEIYLKK